Proteins from a genomic interval of Candidatus Lernaella stagnicola:
- a CDS encoding family 1 glycosylhydrolase — MKTFFTILLCIAVFLIFPACGDDDDDEIAEADSDDDNDDNDNDEIAFPFPPGFLFGAATAGFQCDMGCPTLDEASCTDTASDWYQFVTNPQTVAHPLSFVAGEDPAVVGPGHWELYEDDFDLARDELHSNAFRMSLEWSRIFPQSTVGVEGTEALREIADADALAHYHAVFAALRERGITPLVTLHHYTLPTWLHDGVGCTLDFRRCTARGWLDRERAVTEIAKYAGFAAREFGAEVDLWATQNEPFAVLLSGYLMPTPTRTNPPLRLVDDASFKTAFLAMIEAHARMYDAVHSADVYDADNNGEAASVGLVYAIAPFRPLDPNNPWDVSAAENGFYLWNSAFLNAACSGELDANLDGESQYRDDLDGRMDWLGLNYKVVVKLAGLPFPLIPWVSPLSNFNPLSLDMSLVDPSALYDMAMWLTETYGLPIYVTENNGQHVPRGDIDTEIRLVVENLSWLARAVEDGVDARGYFYWSFMDNYEWNHGTSIRLGLYRVEPDDPTKQRHARETVEVFSAIAQAGGVPADLAARFPIAK, encoded by the coding sequence ATGAAAACATTTTTTACCATTTTGCTATGTATTGCTGTTTTTCTTATTTTTCCGGCGTGCGGCGACGACGATGACGACGAGATCGCCGAAGCCGATTCCGACGACGATAACGACGATAACGACAACGACGAGATCGCCTTCCCCTTCCCGCCCGGGTTTCTGTTCGGGGCGGCGACCGCCGGTTTTCAATGCGACATGGGCTGCCCGACGCTCGACGAGGCAAGTTGCACCGACACCGCGTCGGATTGGTATCAGTTCGTCACGAATCCGCAAACCGTCGCACACCCCCTTTCCTTTGTCGCCGGTGAGGACCCGGCTGTCGTCGGCCCCGGGCACTGGGAGCTTTACGAAGACGACTTCGATCTGGCCCGTGACGAACTGCACAGCAACGCGTTTCGCATGAGCCTGGAATGGAGCCGCATCTTCCCGCAATCGACCGTCGGCGTGGAGGGAACCGAAGCCCTGCGCGAAATCGCCGACGCCGACGCCCTGGCGCACTACCACGCGGTGTTCGCGGCGCTGCGCGAGCGCGGCATCACGCCACTGGTCACCCTGCACCACTACACGCTGCCCACGTGGCTTCACGACGGGGTCGGCTGCACGCTGGACTTTCGCCGTTGCACGGCCCGCGGCTGGCTGGACCGGGAGCGTGCCGTTACCGAAATCGCCAAGTACGCCGGTTTCGCGGCGCGTGAGTTCGGCGCAGAAGTCGACCTGTGGGCGACGCAGAACGAGCCCTTCGCGGTGTTGCTCTCGGGCTATCTCATGCCCACTCCCACGCGTACCAATCCGCCGCTGCGTCTGGTTGACGACGCCTCGTTCAAGACCGCCTTCCTGGCCATGATCGAGGCGCACGCCCGCATGTACGACGCCGTGCACAGCGCCGATGTCTACGACGCCGACAACAACGGCGAGGCGGCGAGCGTCGGGCTCGTGTACGCCATCGCCCCTTTTCGCCCGCTCGATCCGAACAACCCGTGGGATGTGTCGGCCGCCGAAAACGGCTTCTACCTGTGGAACTCCGCCTTCCTCAACGCCGCGTGCTCAGGCGAACTCGACGCCAACCTCGACGGCGAATCGCAATACCGCGACGACCTGGACGGGCGCATGGACTGGCTCGGCCTAAATTACAAAGTTGTCGTGAAACTGGCGGGTCTGCCCTTCCCGCTGATCCCCTGGGTGTCGCCACTAAGTAACTTCAACCCGCTGAGCCTCGACATGAGCCTGGTTGATCCCAGCGCCTTGTACGACATGGCGATGTGGCTGACCGAAACCTACGGCCTGCCGATCTACGTCACCGAAAACAACGGCCAACACGTTCCGCGCGGAGACATCGATACCGAAATCCGCCTGGTCGTCGAAAACCTCAGTTGGCTGGCCCGCGCCGTCGAGGATGGAGTGGACGCCCGCGGCTATTTCTATTGGTCCTTCATGGACAACTACGAATGGAACCACGGCACGAGCATTCGCTTGGGGCTTTATCGCGTTGAACCCGACGACCCGACAAAGCAACGACATGCGCGCGAGACCGTCGAGGTTTTCAGCGCCATCGCCCAAGCCGGTGGCGTCCCCGCCGACCTGGCTGCGCGGTTCCCGATTGCGAAGTGA
- a CDS encoding dihydropteroate synthase: MIRIADAVSVTDNVVARAVDSRDTIMIRSIIQEQIAAGCDYLDLHAGWDGKAVSHMVDDLVWLVYQALEAGNVGLCLDNPNPEVIAQVAPHVAGKRKLLINSSTAGRKHLGEMLDLALEHDAGLIVLASDDSHFSLDPQTRLAVCRKIYLRAMDAKLPPERLFLDAIAMPLVSYPESGQVMFEVLRAIKDKFPHTKACLGLSNLSFGRRHRRAIHRACAALAVWYGVDAMIMDCRDKELARIIEAATLVAGLANPDDEGTPAA; the protein is encoded by the coding sequence ATGATCCGCATTGCCGACGCTGTTTCCGTAACCGACAACGTGGTGGCGCGCGCTGTGGACAGTCGCGACACGATCATGATTCGATCGATCATACAGGAACAAATCGCCGCCGGCTGCGACTACTTGGACCTCCATGCCGGTTGGGACGGCAAGGCCGTTTCCCACATGGTGGATGATTTGGTGTGGCTCGTTTATCAGGCCTTGGAAGCCGGAAACGTAGGCTTGTGCCTGGACAATCCCAATCCGGAAGTGATCGCCCAGGTCGCGCCGCACGTGGCGGGTAAACGCAAACTGCTGATCAACTCGTCAACCGCCGGTCGCAAGCACTTGGGCGAGATGCTCGACCTGGCTTTGGAACACGACGCGGGGCTCATCGTGCTGGCCTCCGACGACAGCCATTTTTCACTCGACCCGCAAACCCGACTCGCCGTCTGCCGGAAGATCTACTTGCGCGCGATGGACGCCAAGCTGCCGCCCGAGCGTTTGTTTCTGGATGCCATCGCGATGCCCTTGGTCTCCTACCCGGAAAGCGGGCAGGTGATGTTCGAAGTGCTGCGAGCCATCAAGGACAAGTTCCCGCATACCAAGGCCTGCCTCGGGTTGTCCAATCTTTCCTTTGGGCGGCGGCACCGCCGCGCGATTCACCGCGCCTGCGCTGCGTTGGCGGTCTGGTACGGCGTGGACGCGATGATCATGGATTGCCGCGACAAGGAGTTGGCGCGGATCATCGAAGCGGCGACGCTGGTGGCGGGATTGGCGAATCCCGACGACGAGGGCACGCCGGCGGCCTGA
- a CDS encoding DUF169 domain-containing protein, protein MAIHLPVPPVGAKVLDSLPETMTDTPIFHGVSFCEAVDQAAHGRAHFVTAESIHTCRWVPPVLGFVEPSSKFEEDIAPTLPPGTAGVFLALLANFPESWEPDVVIVKAAPEILSRLAEMVGWDMAAWDYVEEDRIAKSALKRLREEDRSWRTKLIKPFNNALAAMDKIPGFKKATILAFKSEAVSAAFEAFISRALASMSVCRNSLVIPYLSGRFNISYLCSGGVTWGGNYPFHLTSGWPWKLWQRLASDVDW, encoded by the coding sequence ATGGCAATCCATCTGCCGGTACCGCCGGTCGGCGCCAAGGTACTGGACTCACTACCGGAAACGATGACCGACACGCCGATTTTTCACGGCGTGAGCTTTTGCGAAGCCGTGGACCAGGCGGCGCATGGCAGGGCGCATTTCGTGACAGCCGAATCGATCCACACCTGCCGGTGGGTGCCGCCGGTGCTCGGATTCGTCGAACCTTCGTCGAAATTTGAGGAAGACATCGCCCCGACGCTGCCGCCGGGCACCGCCGGAGTTTTTCTCGCCTTGCTCGCCAACTTTCCCGAGTCCTGGGAGCCCGACGTGGTCATCGTGAAGGCCGCACCCGAGATTTTAAGCCGCTTAGCGGAAATGGTCGGGTGGGACATGGCGGCGTGGGATTACGTGGAGGAGGATCGCATCGCCAAAAGCGCACTCAAGCGCCTCCGGGAAGAAGATCGAAGCTGGCGCACGAAACTGATCAAACCGTTCAATAACGCGCTGGCGGCGATGGATAAGATTCCCGGCTTCAAGAAAGCGACGATCCTCGCGTTCAAAAGCGAAGCCGTGTCGGCGGCGTTCGAAGCCTTCATCAGCCGGGCGCTGGCCAGCATGTCGGTGTGCCGCAACTCGCTGGTCATCCCCTATTTATCGGGGCGATTCAACATTTCCTACCTATGCTCCGGCGGCGTGACCTGGGGCGGCAACTACCCCTTTCACCTGACCTCCGGCTGGCCGTGGAAGTTATGGCAGCGATTGGCTTCCGACGTGGATTGGTAG
- the deoC gene encoding deoxyribose-phosphate aldolase, with protein MIDVSALAPREVAGVCDHTFLDRPECFRAEADPLMAYDRAVEEFLDATLALDPAPYAVCVRPEEVERVVRRFLNAGRSDIKVAAVVGFPLGDQYRPGIKGDETKWVLDAGASEVDTVLRWRSLMAGREVEVTADLAAVVKAATRFDAKVKVILETCQLDEEAIAKACNLCRLAGVNFVKTSTGFGKGGATVAALRVMRANFPRGIKISGGVKADNLGELLAAALGPQVESLDPLQIRIGESSLL; from the coding sequence GTGATTGACGTCAGTGCACTCGCGCCGCGCGAGGTTGCCGGTGTTTGCGACCATACCTTTCTAGACCGTCCCGAGTGTTTCCGTGCCGAGGCCGATCCCTTGATGGCTTACGACCGCGCCGTGGAAGAGTTTCTTGACGCCACCTTGGCGTTGGACCCAGCGCCGTATGCCGTTTGCGTGCGGCCGGAGGAAGTAGAACGCGTGGTGCGGCGCTTCCTGAATGCCGGGCGTAGCGACATCAAGGTTGCGGCGGTTGTGGGCTTTCCCTTGGGCGACCAGTATCGGCCCGGCATCAAGGGCGACGAAACCAAGTGGGTGCTCGACGCGGGCGCGTCGGAAGTGGACACAGTGTTGCGCTGGCGCAGCCTAATGGCGGGGCGCGAGGTGGAAGTCACAGCCGACCTGGCGGCGGTCGTCAAAGCTGCGACGCGTTTTGACGCGAAAGTGAAAGTCATCTTGGAAACCTGTCAACTCGATGAAGAGGCGATCGCCAAGGCCTGTAATCTATGTCGTTTGGCCGGGGTGAATTTCGTCAAGACGAGTACGGGATTCGGCAAAGGCGGAGCGACCGTCGCAGCGCTGAGGGTGATGCGCGCAAACTTCCCACGGGGCATCAAAATCTCGGGCGGCGTCAAGGCCGACAACCTTGGCGAATTGCTTGCGGCCGCGTTGGGACCGCAGGTCGAATCACTCGACCCCTTGCAGATACGTATCGGCGAAAGCTCGCTGCTGTAG
- a CDS encoding beta-galactosidase, protein MKLNRFSQLLLLIMMALLAIAFSGCGDADDDDNDDQPDSDDDAVDDDTVDDDDTGDDDTIDDDSGDDDSGDDDSSDDDTGDDDTGDDDTVLPDAYDGMNPSGKMLAEILGVSSHMSRGTAYSWKREFEIEKLVEANMTMVRTDFHWSNIEPEDNVWNFDGLDTMTDLCLDAGLEVTAIFLNSPDWATPSGLNDDIDPVEYADYTGHLAEHYGDRIDNYEVWNEQNTSRFWKPEPNPEHYGTILKAAYTAVHENDPDATVIFGGLSGFEMKLFHEMGVWNFLYRVWEEHSDICDYFDAMSIHPYSFLQQPCPEFDLDLGFYHYPSMLVMVEQVRNILNIMGCPDKEIQFTEVGWPSLIINDDRQAAYLARSLQFAMKAGVAIYDWYTFWDGSGSASLPTEDYFGLFTYPEDTEETDPKPSYMALIGASEIVGDAHYAGDLGEALGWDNGDYAYVLASDADLWTVALWHDGSMIFQETQVTIPFPDDVAAQWVLYDQDGEQIDSGETDAGELVVTISGEVCYLQFGR, encoded by the coding sequence ATGAAATTGAATAGGTTCTCCCAATTATTGTTATTGATCATGATGGCTTTGCTCGCCATTGCCTTCAGCGGATGTGGCGACGCTGACGATGACGATAATGACGATCAACCCGATAGTGATGATGATGCCGTCGATGACGATACTGTGGATGATGACGACACCGGTGATGATGATACTATCGATGATGACTCAGGCGATGATGACTCGGGCGATGATGACTCAAGCGATGATGATACGGGGGATGACGATACCGGCGATGACGATACCGTGCTCCCCGATGCTTATGATGGGATGAATCCAAGCGGAAAAATGCTTGCAGAAATTCTTGGTGTTTCCAGTCATATGAGTCGCGGCACCGCCTATAGTTGGAAGCGTGAATTCGAAATCGAGAAATTGGTCGAAGCCAATATGACCATGGTGCGAACCGATTTCCATTGGTCAAACATCGAACCGGAAGACAATGTTTGGAATTTCGACGGACTCGACACGATGACCGATCTTTGTCTTGACGCCGGTTTGGAAGTTACCGCCATCTTTTTGAATAGCCCAGATTGGGCTACGCCTAGTGGATTGAACGACGATATCGATCCGGTGGAATACGCCGATTATACCGGTCATCTGGCGGAACATTATGGTGACCGTATCGACAATTACGAAGTCTGGAACGAGCAAAATACATCCCGTTTCTGGAAACCGGAACCCAACCCCGAACACTACGGCACGATACTAAAAGCGGCTTACACGGCGGTTCATGAAAACGATCCGGACGCGACGGTGATCTTTGGCGGTCTTTCCGGTTTTGAGATGAAACTGTTCCATGAGATGGGTGTCTGGAATTTCCTGTATCGCGTTTGGGAAGAACATAGCGACATTTGCGACTATTTTGATGCGATGTCTATTCACCCATATTCGTTTTTGCAGCAACCGTGCCCCGAGTTTGATTTGGATTTGGGTTTCTACCACTACCCGAGCATGTTGGTGATGGTGGAGCAGGTTCGCAATATCCTCAATATTATGGGGTGTCCGGATAAAGAGATTCAATTCACTGAAGTCGGGTGGCCCAGCCTGATTATCAACGATGATCGTCAAGCGGCTTACTTGGCCAGGAGTCTGCAATTTGCCATGAAAGCGGGAGTCGCTATCTATGATTGGTATACGTTCTGGGACGGCTCCGGTAGTGCTTCTTTGCCCACCGAAGATTATTTCGGTCTGTTTACTTATCCGGAGGACACGGAGGAGACCGATCCGAAACCTTCCTATATGGCCCTAATTGGCGCCAGCGAAATAGTTGGCGATGCCCACTATGCCGGCGATCTTGGCGAGGCTCTTGGGTGGGATAACGGCGACTATGCATATGTTTTGGCGAGTGACGCCGATCTCTGGACGGTGGCTCTGTGGCATGACGGTAGTATGATATTCCAGGAGACTCAGGTCACCATCCCGTTTCCTGATGATGTGGCAGCTCAGTGGGTGCTCTATGATCAGGATGGAGAACAGATCGACTCCGGAGAAACGGATGCCGGCGAGTTGGTTGTCACGATTTCCGGAGAAGTATGTTACCTGCAATTCGGACGCTAA
- a CDS encoding PHP domain-containing protein: MIRIDCHSHSAASWDALTLFDQYLRDAESAGLDAVIVTDHNTLDGYHRLREIDSPVRLIPGVEINTRDGEVLAYFVDEAPPAGRSVEWTVDFIHDHGGLVVLPHIFARSAPVRLRPPALWRALELCDAVEGLNARVESASADARAVEYAARFGKPLTAGSDAHVPGDLGRAYLQMEDFEGPADFLAKLAAARPVLHRRSTMLENLVNFARIVIVTRQIPRIVRDLLGFAALKGPAHRE; encoded by the coding sequence ATGATTCGCATCGATTGCCATAGTCACAGTGCCGCTTCCTGGGACGCTCTGACGCTGTTTGACCAATACCTGCGCGACGCCGAATCCGCCGGGCTCGACGCCGTGATCGTCACCGACCACAACACTCTCGACGGCTATCACCGCTTGCGGGAGATCGATTCCCCCGTGCGCTTGATTCCGGGCGTGGAGATCAACACCCGCGACGGCGAGGTGCTCGCCTATTTCGTCGATGAAGCGCCCCCCGCGGGCCGGTCCGTCGAATGGACCGTCGATTTCATCCACGACCACGGCGGACTGGTCGTATTGCCGCATATCTTCGCCCGCTCCGCGCCGGTGAGACTGCGCCCACCCGCCCTCTGGCGCGCCCTGGAACTGTGCGACGCGGTCGAAGGCCTCAACGCCCGAGTCGAGTCGGCGTCGGCCGACGCCCGCGCGGTGGAATACGCGGCGCGTTTCGGCAAGCCGTTGACAGCCGGTTCCGACGCGCACGTGCCCGGCGATCTGGGCCGCGCTTACCTGCAAATGGAGGACTTCGAGGGGCCGGCGGATTTCCTGGCGAAATTGGCCGCGGCGCGTCCGGTCTTGCATCGGCGGTCCACGATGTTGGAGAATCTGGTAAATTTCGCACGTATTGTGATCGTCACGCGGCAGATCCCCCGCATAGTGCGGGATTTGCTTGGCTTTGCCGCGTTGAAAGGACCGGCGCATCGTGAGTGA
- a CDS encoding pyridoxal-phosphate dependent enzyme, translating to MSESRDRRWLFRRFPALADRLPWQQLANLPTPVERCEKFSARLGAEVWIKRDDLDSDLYSGNKPRKFEFIFADAARCGAKQIMTMGSVGSNHAAATSLFCCRLGYQPVLAVVPQPVLSYVRENILVDHSCNPIYLLSRNEAEAAVKMMLHSRRVAHETGTPPYFMYFGGSSRIGNVGFVEAGLELAAQIKAGDMPEPSRIFVATGSCGTHAGLLVGLRAAGSNVRVIGVRIVPKIVTNKLVVATHANLVASYLRHIDSTFPAMHFSTRDIDLLDDFFGGEYGRPTAAGKEAIFLARDTDGIDLDPTYTGKAFAGLLAYLYSCPDRQAPILFWHTKNGLPLDRWTEGVAPESLPPMLQRYFTEPLYDPEL from the coding sequence GTGAGTGAATCCCGTGACCGTCGTTGGTTGTTTCGTCGTTTTCCCGCCCTGGCCGACCGCTTGCCGTGGCAGCAACTGGCCAATCTGCCCACGCCTGTAGAGCGTTGCGAGAAATTCTCCGCGCGGCTCGGGGCCGAGGTTTGGATCAAGCGGGACGATCTGGATTCCGATCTCTATTCGGGCAACAAGCCGCGGAAATTCGAGTTCATCTTTGCCGATGCCGCCCGCTGCGGCGCGAAGCAGATCATGACGATGGGCAGCGTGGGATCCAACCACGCCGCCGCCACGAGCCTTTTCTGCTGCCGGCTCGGCTATCAACCGGTGCTGGCCGTCGTGCCGCAACCGGTGCTGAGCTACGTGCGGGAAAACATCCTGGTCGACCACAGCTGCAACCCGATTTATCTGCTGTCGAGAAACGAGGCCGAGGCCGCGGTGAAAATGATGCTTCACTCGCGCCGCGTCGCGCATGAGACCGGCACGCCCCCCTACTTCATGTATTTCGGCGGCAGCAGCCGTATCGGCAACGTGGGCTTTGTCGAAGCGGGCTTGGAATTGGCCGCGCAAATAAAAGCCGGCGACATGCCCGAACCCAGCCGCATTTTCGTCGCCACCGGTTCTTGCGGCACGCACGCGGGTCTACTGGTCGGTCTGCGGGCCGCCGGGTCGAACGTGCGCGTGATCGGCGTGCGCATCGTGCCGAAAATCGTGACCAACAAACTGGTCGTGGCGACCCACGCGAACCTGGTCGCCTCCTATTTGCGGCACATCGACTCCACCTTTCCGGCGATGCATTTCAGCACCCGCGACATCGATTTGCTCGACGACTTTTTCGGCGGCGAATACGGGCGTCCCACCGCGGCAGGAAAAGAAGCGATCTTCCTCGCCCGCGACACCGACGGCATCGATCTGGACCCGACCTACACGGGCAAAGCCTTCGCCGGCCTGCTCGCGTATCTGTACAGCTGCCCTGATCGCCAGGCGCCGATCCTCTTTTGGCACACGAAAAACGGCCTGCCCCTCGACCGCTGGACCGAGGGCGTGGCGCCCGAGAGCCTGCCGCCGATGCTGCAGCGGTATTTCACCGAACCCCTCTACGACCCGGAGTTGTGA
- a CDS encoding NPCBM/NEW2 domain-containing protein, which produces MKKVLCSYWPLFLASIFLLVGTLPEVCSPFVDVNDSNLHQISATTAAERIINFQNPIDFFMPEWACGFPLFGHYQFLPQLVLAVLYLITLKLFSISTLYHVLVALLLSATPWVYYYSSRLFGFSRIASLFAGVLSLTVFSISGFGHELNAYLAFGTGLFTQLFGMVVFPLALGFSWRWARGEYSKLTLPLMILIAMTVSHVFLVYLFAINIALWWAVGLLGSRVSSAKKLIALAVSSVAATAFFLLPMVLNSPYHASSRFEPLSKINGNGLQWVLENLVHGNLFDSGRLPLLTGLVLIGLVISIRKGAPHIAIAISFTLSLLLFAGRTTWGSLLDFLPMAKDLHFERFILGMHYFGVVLSGIALSWLWSKFQNYSVRKRRLSYLVVLIGVLGLFYAPFTYFIENRKFVETATIRFKAEAENSSRLLNSVLLVNPNRIYAGPRNGWGTKFPLNGAPAYFSIPIGGMSVIGHLPFGWSLPGDFTLTFDPFRWEELDLYAVSHIFSWRDDSYWGLSPLLSKENRAVYSTPAGGSMFRVVDTPILLKANKYTYWDSTYEWLKSPLPKRGQFIQVAFDSPPKKSFALTIEAVSRLHQKIVFLNAHGKHNRVRRPIYGKPILADLFSQEFSKGSVLDESVGETSRVTVYAQQPSAVLFKKSFHPFWRARVDGKAIKPFMVSPGFLAVEVSEGEHVVEFYYRPPWWKWALFMLLPLSVIVTCIRDRRWMRHGKDANSTKDMARVSKIPLYFFVLAIPAALIMAKTVFDRSTTIDRLPPVGERLRRNEPTKQVERIYSGQIPFDSGLTVTTNKQWVKIFRLHKRYESFEAWVSAVPIGSCEEMGSVKFEIFADNKRISRPMIIDKTTFPKYVCVPLNSAEMLELRATPLRPTNSCFYKITWAEGALR; this is translated from the coding sequence ATGAAAAAGGTTTTATGCTCATATTGGCCTCTATTTCTGGCTTCTATCTTTCTCCTGGTTGGCACTCTCCCCGAAGTTTGTTCACCATTCGTTGATGTCAACGATTCGAATTTACACCAGATTTCAGCGACAACTGCTGCTGAAAGGATAATCAATTTTCAGAATCCGATCGATTTTTTCATGCCGGAATGGGCTTGTGGATTTCCATTGTTTGGGCACTACCAGTTCCTTCCTCAGTTGGTACTAGCTGTCCTTTACCTGATTACGCTTAAGCTCTTTTCCATTTCAACGCTGTACCATGTACTCGTCGCTTTGCTCCTCTCTGCCACCCCCTGGGTATACTATTATTCGTCGCGCCTATTCGGCTTTTCGCGCATTGCGTCACTTTTTGCCGGAGTCTTATCTCTCACAGTTTTTTCAATCAGCGGTTTCGGCCACGAATTGAACGCCTATCTCGCGTTTGGAACCGGTTTATTCACTCAACTTTTCGGGATGGTCGTTTTTCCATTGGCGTTGGGATTTTCCTGGCGGTGGGCTAGAGGCGAGTATTCAAAGTTAACCCTACCTCTGATGATTCTGATCGCGATGACTGTATCGCATGTGTTTCTAGTCTATCTGTTTGCCATCAACATTGCATTATGGTGGGCAGTCGGCCTATTAGGGTCCAGAGTATCAAGTGCGAAAAAACTGATCGCTCTCGCTGTCTCATCTGTGGCCGCAACAGCCTTTTTTCTCCTGCCAATGGTTTTAAATTCGCCCTATCATGCGAGTAGCCGTTTCGAGCCGTTATCGAAAATTAACGGCAACGGTCTGCAATGGGTATTGGAAAACTTGGTCCATGGCAATCTCTTTGATAGCGGGCGATTGCCACTTCTGACCGGCCTCGTTCTTATTGGTTTAGTGATTTCCATTCGAAAAGGCGCACCACACATTGCGATAGCAATCTCCTTTACTCTGAGCCTGCTGTTGTTCGCGGGGCGCACAACCTGGGGCAGTCTTCTTGATTTTCTGCCAATGGCTAAAGATCTGCATTTTGAACGCTTCATCCTTGGGATGCATTATTTTGGCGTTGTTCTTTCAGGGATAGCTCTGTCCTGGTTGTGGAGTAAATTTCAAAACTACTCAGTCAGAAAACGACGGTTGAGTTATTTGGTTGTATTAATAGGCGTGCTCGGCCTTTTCTACGCTCCCTTTACCTACTTCATCGAAAATCGAAAATTCGTAGAAACAGCAACAATAAGATTTAAGGCTGAGGCGGAAAACTCAAGCAGATTACTCAACTCCGTTTTGCTGGTGAACCCCAATCGAATCTATGCAGGTCCTCGAAACGGATGGGGAACGAAGTTCCCGCTCAACGGAGCACCCGCGTATTTCAGCATTCCCATCGGCGGCATGTCTGTCATTGGACATTTGCCTTTTGGTTGGTCGTTGCCCGGTGATTTTACCTTGACGTTCGATCCATTTCGGTGGGAAGAGCTTGATCTTTATGCTGTGTCACATATCTTTTCCTGGCGTGACGATTCCTATTGGGGCCTGTCGCCACTTTTGTCGAAGGAAAATCGAGCCGTCTACTCGACACCCGCCGGCGGATCGATGTTTCGGGTCGTCGATACGCCGATACTTCTCAAAGCAAACAAGTACACCTATTGGGACAGCACTTACGAGTGGCTGAAAAGCCCTCTACCGAAGCGGGGCCAGTTTATTCAAGTAGCATTTGATTCCCCGCCGAAAAAGAGCTTTGCTTTGACCATAGAAGCCGTTAGTCGCCTTCATCAAAAAATCGTTTTTCTTAATGCGCACGGAAAGCATAATCGAGTTAGGCGACCCATTTATGGAAAGCCGATTCTTGCCGATTTATTCTCACAGGAATTTTCAAAGGGGAGTGTGCTTGATGAGAGCGTTGGTGAGACGTCGCGAGTGACTGTTTACGCTCAACAACCTTCCGCAGTTCTTTTCAAGAAGTCTTTTCATCCTTTTTGGCGAGCTAGAGTCGATGGAAAAGCAATTAAGCCATTTATGGTTTCCCCCGGCTTCCTTGCAGTCGAAGTTTCAGAGGGAGAGCATGTTGTCGAGTTCTATTATCGACCCCCATGGTGGAAATGGGCGCTCTTCATGCTTCTTCCACTCAGCGTCATAGTAACCTGCATTCGAGATCGCCGATGGATGCGTCATGGAAAAGATGCAAACAGCACAAAGGATATGGCCAGGGTCTCGAAAATCCCCTTGTATTTCTTCGTGTTGGCTATCCCCGCTGCCCTTATCATGGCGAAAACCGTTTTTGATCGTTCAACAACAATCGACCGGCTCCCTCCCGTTGGTGAAAGACTTAGACGTAACGAGCCCACAAAACAGGTAGAACGCATCTATTCCGGTCAAATACCCTTTGATTCCGGTCTTACCGTCACAACGAATAAGCAATGGGTGAAAATCTTTCGGCTTCACAAACGATATGAGTCATTCGAAGCCTGGGTATCGGCGGTGCCGATCGGTTCTTGTGAAGAAATGGGTAGCGTCAAATTTGAAATCTTTGCAGACAACAAACGTATTTCTCGTCCCATGATTATAGATAAAACGACGTTTCCGAAGTATGTTTGTGTTCCTCTCAACTCGGCTGAAATGCTGGAACTTCGGGCGACGCCCTTAAGACCAACAAATTCTTGTTTCTACAAAATTACTTGGGCCGAGGGGGCACTTCGATGA